From one Shewanella sp. GD04112 genomic stretch:
- a CDS encoding DUF3224 domain-containing protein, whose product MEMTKVTGKFDVKLNPENAYATGVGGVNLGRMTLDKTFYGELEARSQGEMLSAMTAVKGSAGYVAIEQVVGKLCGRQGSFVLQHFGIMTDGQNRLHLEVVPHSGAGELVGLYGTMAISIENGQHFYEFSFCIEQEAEA is encoded by the coding sequence ATGGAAATGACCAAAGTCACGGGCAAATTTGATGTTAAGCTCAATCCCGAGAATGCCTATGCCACAGGTGTGGGCGGCGTGAACTTGGGCAGAATGACCTTAGATAAAACCTTTTATGGTGAGCTAGAAGCTCGCAGCCAAGGCGAAATGCTCAGTGCTATGACAGCGGTAAAAGGCTCTGCGGGTTACGTGGCGATTGAGCAAGTCGTGGGAAAACTGTGCGGCAGACAGGGCAGTTTTGTGCTGCAACATTTTGGCATTATGACCGATGGTCAAAACCGATTACACCTTGAGGTTGTCCCCCATTCAGGCGCGGGTGAGCTCGTGGGGCTATATGGCACTATGGCGATAAGCATCGAAAATGGACAACATTTTTATGAGTTTAGCTTCTGCATCGAACAGGAAGCCGAAGCCTAA
- a CDS encoding glutathione S-transferase — translation MKLYELAPTPSARRVSIFLAEKGIDIPRVSVDIRGGENLNPEFKAKSVNGRIPLLELDDGNHICESVAICRYLDELYPSDTSLFGNTPLERAKVEMWQRIIELQGFTAGFQAFRNLTGIYKDRENCVEAWGAESRQRVIDFLPTLDQQLAKSSYVASDNFTIADISAYVFISFIKNLGILVDDTLPHIQAWFATVAQRPAIVSLTPKN, via the coding sequence ATGAAGCTTTATGAATTAGCCCCAACGCCAAGCGCAAGACGCGTGAGTATTTTCCTCGCAGAAAAAGGCATCGACATTCCACGTGTGAGTGTGGACATTCGCGGCGGTGAAAACCTTAACCCTGAATTCAAAGCCAAAAGTGTCAACGGCCGCATTCCCCTGCTCGAACTCGATGATGGCAACCATATCTGTGAGTCCGTCGCTATTTGCCGTTATCTCGACGAGCTCTATCCGAGTGACACTTCCTTATTTGGCAACACGCCGCTGGAGCGCGCTAAAGTGGAAATGTGGCAACGTATCATTGAGTTACAAGGTTTTACCGCGGGTTTTCAAGCCTTTAGAAATCTAACGGGTATCTACAAAGACAGGGAAAATTGTGTCGAAGCCTGGGGCGCAGAATCACGCCAACGGGTCATTGACTTCCTGCCGACCTTAGACCAACAATTAGCCAAATCAAGCTATGTGGCGAGCGATAACTTTACGATTGCCGATATTTCTGCATACGTTTTTATTAGCTTTATTAAAAACTTAGGTATTCTAGTGGATGACACCTTGCCCCACATTCAGGCATGGTTTGCGACAGTGGCCCAGCGCCCTGCAATAGTGTCGCTTACCCCAAAAAACTGA
- a CDS encoding DUF2461 domain-containing protein translates to MTKLTAQPQTELAFTAASLDFLKQLALNNSRDWFKAHQEEYENKVRTPALRFIEQIQPDIVAISPRLTAVAKKVGGSLMRPQRDSRFSNDKTPYKTNVGIQFRHFQGKDVHAPGLYLHIAEDGCFIAAGIWHPESKVLNAIRTCIDENPNGYKKALHTISSQGFVMDGDSLTRPPKGFDKHHPMLDELKRKDFIALKPIPFERLCQADAARYCAEQFAHCSQLMAYLCFALELDF, encoded by the coding sequence ATGACTAAGCTAACTGCACAACCCCAAACCGAGTTGGCATTTACGGCCGCCAGCTTAGATTTTCTCAAACAGCTGGCGCTCAATAACTCCCGCGACTGGTTTAAAGCCCATCAGGAAGAATATGAAAATAAGGTCAGAACCCCTGCACTGCGTTTTATCGAGCAAATTCAGCCTGATATTGTTGCTATTTCCCCAAGATTAACGGCGGTTGCCAAAAAAGTCGGTGGTAGCTTAATGCGTCCGCAGCGCGATAGCCGTTTTAGCAACGACAAGACGCCCTACAAGACCAATGTGGGGATCCAGTTTCGGCATTTTCAGGGTAAAGATGTGCATGCACCTGGGCTGTATTTGCACATTGCCGAGGATGGATGTTTTATTGCCGCTGGTATTTGGCATCCCGAATCCAAGGTGCTGAATGCGATTCGGACTTGTATCGATGAAAACCCCAACGGCTATAAAAAGGCGCTGCACACCATAAGCAGTCAAGGCTTTGTGATGGATGGTGATAGTTTGACGCGCCCGCCAAAGGGATTCGATAAACATCACCCAATGCTGGACGAGCTCAAACGTAAGGACTTTATCGCGCTAAAGCCAATTCCCTTCGAGCGACTCTGCCAAGCCGATGCTGCCCGCTATTGCGCCGAACAATTCGCCCACTGTAGCCAATTGATGGCCTACTTGTGCTTTGCTCTCGAGTTGGACTTTTAA
- a CDS encoding BON domain-containing protein, translating to MKNTTTLALTTLLVGSISLNVAAAQDWKDDAKDAWIDGKAETTLLLNTNLNSFDIMTDVKNGHVTLTGQVESSVDKALAAELIKSLDGVKGVDNKLTVMNEDEGTSEVVKTLTDSKVATVVKTRLLFSTDVSGTQINVDVADGVVTLQGEVASDAERQLALTIAKNTDDVKKVVDKIKVKTS from the coding sequence ATGAAAAACACGACAACTTTAGCTTTAACCACCTTACTTGTCGGTTCTATCAGTTTAAATGTGGCCGCCGCACAGGATTGGAAAGACGATGCCAAAGATGCTTGGATCGATGGCAAGGCCGAAACGACTTTGTTGCTCAATACTAACCTCAACTCCTTTGACATTATGACCGACGTGAAAAACGGCCATGTCACCTTAACCGGTCAAGTGGAGAGCAGTGTCGATAAGGCGCTCGCCGCTGAGCTCATCAAAAGCTTAGATGGGGTAAAAGGGGTCGATAACAAATTAACCGTGATGAATGAAGACGAAGGCACCAGTGAGGTGGTGAAGACCCTAACCGACTCTAAGGTTGCAACAGTCGTGAAAACCCGTCTGTTGTTCTCGACCGACGTATCGGGCACCCAAATTAATGTCGACGTTGCCGATGGCGTAGTGACCTTGCAGGGTGAAGTGGCTAGCGATGCAGAGCGTCAATTAGCCCTGACCATTGCCAAAAATACCGATGATGTGAAAAAGGTCGTCGATAAAATCAAAGTCAAAACCTCATAA
- a CDS encoding succinylglutamate desuccinylase/aspartoacylase family protein yields MVKKREAFEIEGKRVIAGTQMGIKLPAAKLYTDTQLDIHVEVFHGLKPGPTLLVCAAIHGDELNGIEICRRLLGRVNPKNLAGTLIVVPIVNVFGFIQQSRYLPDRRDLNRCFPGSSKGALASRLANLFATQLLVHATHVIDLHTGAIHRDNLPQIRCDTSDATMLAMANAFGAPLIMHSKARSVSMRGYANQQGIPCILYEAGEALRFSELAIKSGLKGVLNVMRSLGMLKGRVSNKVASVSAIRSYWVRSESDGLVNMKLKLGQRVNKGYIIAHIVSPHGGDSVAIRAPTDGIIIGISNIPVTNEGEGMFHIAQFEGDEIEIANEQLDEFLMEYA; encoded by the coding sequence ATGGTAAAAAAACGCGAAGCGTTTGAAATTGAAGGCAAGCGAGTCATTGCGGGCACGCAAATGGGGATAAAACTTCCCGCCGCTAAACTCTATACCGATACCCAACTCGATATTCACGTGGAAGTGTTCCATGGCCTTAAACCTGGCCCGACACTGTTAGTCTGCGCCGCCATCCATGGCGATGAGCTCAATGGCATTGAGATCTGTCGGCGCTTGCTTGGACGCGTCAATCCTAAGAATTTAGCCGGCACCCTGATTGTGGTGCCTATAGTCAATGTGTTTGGTTTTATTCAACAATCCCGTTATCTCCCCGATAGGCGTGACCTCAATCGTTGTTTCCCCGGCTCGAGCAAAGGTGCGCTGGCGAGCCGTTTAGCCAACCTTTTTGCTACCCAATTATTAGTGCACGCAACCCATGTGATTGATTTACATACGGGTGCTATTCATAGAGATAACTTACCGCAGATCCGCTGCGATACCAGTGATGCAACCATGTTAGCCATGGCCAATGCCTTCGGCGCGCCACTTATCATGCACTCCAAGGCGCGTAGCGTGTCGATGCGTGGCTATGCGAATCAGCAGGGTATTCCCTGTATTTTGTATGAGGCGGGCGAGGCGCTGCGCTTTAGTGAACTGGCGATTAAGTCGGGTCTTAAGGGCGTACTCAATGTGATGCGCAGCCTTGGTATGCTCAAGGGGCGAGTCAGTAACAAGGTCGCCAGCGTGAGTGCAATACGCAGTTATTGGGTTCGCAGTGAGTCCGATGGTTTAGTGAATATGAAGCTTAAACTCGGGCAGCGGGTCAATAAGGGGTATATCATCGCCCATATTGTGAGTCCGCATGGGGGCGATAGCGTAGCCATTCGCGCCCCCACCGATGGCATTATCATTGGGATCAGCAATATACCTGTGACCAACGAAGGTGAGGGCATGTTCCACATTGCGCAGTTCGAGGGGGATGAAATTGAAATCGCCAACGAACAACTCGATGAATTTTTAATGGAATACGCCTGA
- a CDS encoding sigma-54 dependent transcriptional regulator yields the protein MIRPTLFYHLQDFETEQALVQLEGAQTYNKLRSTDDLSWISQLEANRIDVAIIELPRLSREDYLALLESSAIADVEFIFLSDGLPNPHLDKLLSKYAGYHFRKPIDMSLLCETLADFALHLVANTSTRIRPFASELDQYGLLVGSSLPMHRLYRTIRRVSAAESNVLIIGESGAGKELVANTIHLASPRVNKPYIAINCGALSPELVDSELFGHVKGSFTGANRDHQGVFEQAEGGTLFLDEVTEMPLEHQVKLLRVLENNEYRPVGSPKVLKANVRIVAATNRDPLVAIEQGQLREDLYFRLAHFPIQVPPLRERGEDIVGLAKHFLAYRNAAEKQSKVFSPSSLEAIAAHAWPGNVRELKHAIERAYILADHEITPEHLQLTPSLDKEATAEENVVIPQGMRLEELEKIAIYQALETSLGNKTDTAEQLGISVKTLYNKLSKYEQESDAQTVVDAVSEDSVSNSVAK from the coding sequence ATGATCCGACCAACGCTTTTCTATCATCTACAGGACTTCGAGACCGAGCAGGCATTAGTGCAGCTCGAGGGCGCGCAGACCTACAACAAGCTACGCAGTACCGATGATTTATCTTGGATTAGTCAGCTGGAGGCCAATCGTATCGATGTGGCGATCATTGAGCTGCCCCGTCTAAGCCGTGAAGATTACTTAGCCTTACTCGAGTCGAGCGCCATTGCGGATGTGGAGTTTATTTTCCTCTCCGACGGCCTGCCGAATCCTCACCTCGATAAACTCTTGTCCAAATACGCAGGCTACCATTTCCGTAAGCCCATCGATATGTCGTTGCTGTGCGAAACCTTAGCGGATTTTGCCCTGCATCTGGTTGCCAATACCTCGACACGCATTCGTCCGTTTGCCAGCGAATTGGACCAATATGGTCTGCTGGTGGGCTCCTCATTACCTATGCACCGCTTGTATCGCACTATCCGCCGCGTGTCGGCCGCCGAGAGTAATGTGTTGATTATCGGTGAGAGTGGCGCGGGTAAAGAACTGGTCGCTAATACCATTCACTTAGCCAGTCCGCGGGTGAATAAGCCCTATATTGCGATTAACTGCGGCGCCTTGAGCCCAGAATTGGTCGATAGTGAACTCTTCGGCCATGTAAAAGGCTCTTTCACTGGCGCGAATCGCGATCATCAAGGGGTATTTGAGCAGGCCGAAGGCGGCACCTTATTTCTCGATGAAGTCACCGAAATGCCCCTAGAGCATCAAGTTAAGCTGTTAAGAGTGCTCGAAAATAATGAATATCGTCCCGTCGGCAGCCCTAAGGTGCTCAAGGCAAATGTGCGTATTGTGGCGGCGACAAACCGCGATCCTTTAGTGGCGATTGAGCAAGGACAACTGCGGGAAGATTTGTACTTTCGCTTAGCGCATTTCCCCATTCAAGTGCCGCCATTGCGGGAGCGTGGGGAAGATATTGTCGGACTTGCGAAGCATTTTCTGGCCTATCGCAATGCGGCAGAAAAACAGAGTAAAGTGTTCTCGCCCTCAAGTTTAGAGGCGATTGCGGCCCACGCTTGGCCGGGGAATGTGCGCGAGTTAAAGCATGCTATCGAGCGCGCTTATATTCTGGCGGACCATGAGATTACCCCTGAGCATTTACAGCTTACGCCCAGTTTGGATAAAGAGGCGACTGCAGAGGAAAATGTCGTGATCCCCCAAGGTATGCGCCTTGAGGAGCTGGAAAAAATCGCCATTTACCAAGCGCTTGAAACGAGTCTGGGCAATAAGACCGACACCGCCGAGCAGCTTGGGATCAGCGTTAAAACCCTCTATAACAAGCTCAGTAAATATGAGCAGGAGTCAGATGCTCAAACTGTTGTTGATGCCGTTAGCGAAGATTCCGTTAGCAATAGCGTCGCCAAGTAG
- a CDS encoding fumarylacetoacetate hydrolase family protein encodes MKTVNVGNKQICPSKILCIGRNYVDHIHELGNDIPEDMVVFFKPNSAISTVLHAEHLGEALHYETELCFIYQQGRFSHVGVGLDLTKRELQSKLKAKGLPWEKAKAFDGAALFSPFVAIDDASAAFEFSLTIDGALTQAGHIELMIYNPQTILEELQRFTTLEDGDIVMTGTPKGVGIIPPNRVFKVALGLKDAPNQAPLVECEWQSQ; translated from the coding sequence ATGAAGACTGTTAACGTCGGTAATAAACAGATTTGCCCGAGTAAAATTCTTTGTATTGGGCGTAATTATGTCGACCATATCCACGAGCTGGGTAATGACATTCCCGAAGATATGGTGGTGTTTTTCAAGCCCAACTCGGCGATTAGCACTGTGCTGCATGCTGAGCATTTAGGCGAAGCGCTGCACTATGAAACTGAGCTGTGTTTTATCTATCAGCAGGGGCGTTTTAGCCATGTTGGGGTCGGGCTGGATCTCACTAAGCGAGAGCTGCAAAGCAAACTGAAAGCCAAGGGATTACCCTGGGAAAAGGCCAAAGCCTTCGATGGCGCGGCGCTCTTTAGTCCCTTTGTTGCTATCGATGATGCCAGCGCGGCATTTGAATTTAGCTTGACGATCGACGGGGCGTTAACCCAAGCGGGCCATATTGAGTTAATGATCTATAACCCGCAGACGATTCTAGAAGAATTACAACGCTTTACTACCTTGGAAGACGGCGACATTGTGATGACAGGCACCCCGAAAGGCGTCGGCATCATTCCACCGAATCGGGTATTTAAGGTGGCCTTAGGCCTAAAGGATGCGCCAAACCAAGCGCCCTTGGTCGAATGTGAATGGCAAAGCCAGTAA
- a CDS encoding TetR/AcrR family transcriptional regulator, which yields MARSCNFDRQEKLVQAMELFWRKGFAETSIADLVEHLGINRFSLYNSFGDKQSLYRESLRFYLDHYSFGAKEQILHAQAGLSEILTYLARFVALQREQEYGCFMQNAVMEKCLDDDCVQQECQRLFAQLQSNFADVLGYSQRQGELSQSVQPESLAAFLVLQLQGIRVLGKAKEYALLDNAFEVLSEYLKSLALTPLKPVDVK from the coding sequence ATGGCACGCAGTTGTAATTTTGATAGACAAGAAAAGCTCGTTCAGGCGATGGAGCTGTTTTGGCGAAAGGGATTTGCCGAGACCTCGATTGCCGATCTGGTCGAACACTTAGGGATTAATCGTTTCAGCTTGTATAACAGTTTTGGCGATAAGCAGAGTTTGTATCGCGAATCCCTGCGCTTTTATCTCGACCACTATTCCTTCGGCGCGAAGGAGCAAATCCTGCACGCACAGGCTGGGCTGAGTGAAATCTTGACCTATTTAGCACGATTTGTGGCCTTGCAGCGCGAGCAAGAATACGGCTGCTTTATGCAGAATGCGGTGATGGAAAAATGCCTCGACGATGACTGCGTGCAGCAGGAGTGCCAGCGCTTATTTGCCCAGTTACAGAGTAATTTCGCCGATGTATTAGGCTACAGCCAGCGACAGGGTGAGTTGTCTCAATCGGTTCAGCCTGAGTCGCTCGCGGCATTTTTAGTACTTCAATTACAAGGGATTAGAGTGTTAGGCAAGGCGAAGGAATACGCCCTGTTGGATAACGCATTTGAGGTATTAAGTGAATACCTTAAGAGTCTCGCGTTGACGCCCCTAAAGCCCGTCGATGTGAAATAG
- a CDS encoding Crp/Fnr family transcriptional regulator, with amino-acid sequence MTAPSASAHQATSEWAINPLWQYLLALGAEPEHLASLLTQARALSYQPGECLLPQGERQPFAYFVVDGIVRACHYTQEGSERCKEFYFEGELCFLYRSWLKQDIAPYQLETVSACRLVQMPLAVLNEPSMQRVQLALLKQQLLYKEQKEAFLLLNTPEQRYLHLLEHFPLWVERLTHAQLANYIGITAISLSRIRRRLQDSV; translated from the coding sequence ATGACGGCGCCCTCTGCATCGGCTCATCAGGCGACTAGTGAGTGGGCAATCAACCCCCTTTGGCAATATTTGCTCGCTTTAGGGGCAGAGCCTGAGCATTTAGCGTCGCTACTTACACAAGCAAGGGCGCTTTCATATCAACCTGGCGAGTGCTTGTTACCCCAAGGCGAGCGTCAACCCTTTGCCTATTTTGTGGTGGATGGCATAGTGCGCGCTTGTCACTATACCCAAGAGGGCAGTGAGCGCTGCAAGGAGTTTTACTTCGAAGGTGAGCTTTGTTTCTTATATCGCAGTTGGTTAAAGCAGGATATTGCGCCCTATCAGCTAGAAACCGTCAGTGCTTGTCGGTTAGTACAAATGCCACTTGCCGTGTTAAACGAGCCATCGATGCAGCGAGTACAACTTGCACTACTCAAACAGCAATTATTGTATAAAGAACAAAAAGAAGCCTTTTTGCTGCTTAACACACCAGAGCAACGTTACTTACATTTACTCGAGCATTTTCCCCTCTGGGTTGAACGTTTAACCCATGCCCAACTGGCTAATTATATTGGCATTACTGCGATTAGCCTGTCGCGGATCCGTAGACGTTTGCAAGATTCAGTATAA
- a CDS encoding alkylphosphonate utilization protein produces the protein MTENELLTRCGGKCELCASDVELSIYDLPASDGHENEIMICENCSSQIAAPDTMDMNHWRCLNDSMWSQVPAVQVMSYRMLKRLSSESWAQDLLDMLYLEEDLRAWGDAEAAAASDDTPPTLDSNGAVLNAGDTVVIIKDLNVKGTSFVAKRGTAVRNISLTNNPEHIEGRVNGTRIVILTCFVKKS, from the coding sequence ATGACTGAAAATGAATTGCTAACTCGCTGTGGCGGCAAATGTGAACTCTGCGCAAGTGACGTCGAACTCTCTATTTATGACTTACCGGCTTCCGATGGTCATGAAAACGAGATCATGATTTGTGAAAATTGCAGCAGCCAAATCGCAGCGCCGGATACCATGGACATGAACCACTGGCGTTGTCTGAACGACAGCATGTGGAGCCAAGTCCCGGCGGTTCAAGTGATGTCATATCGCATGCTGAAACGCCTAAGCAGCGAAAGCTGGGCGCAGGATTTACTGGATATGCTGTATCTGGAAGAAGATTTACGCGCTTGGGGCGATGCCGAAGCGGCTGCCGCGAGCGATGATACACCACCGACCTTAGACAGCAACGGTGCTGTACTGAACGCTGGCGATACCGTTGTTATCATTAAAGATCTCAACGTTAAAGGCACCAGCTTTGTGGCAAAACGCGGCACCGCGGTTCGCAATATCTCGTTGACCAACAATCCAGAGCATATCGAAGGCCGTGTGAATGGCACTCGCATCGTGATCCTGACCTGCTTTGTGAAGAAGTCGTAA
- a CDS encoding YgjV family protein: MSAFTLSQLLVAIAIVFDLISFQFKSRERIVACLFVSGILISIHFCLLAQWTAAGLMGIASVRYLTSIFTTSKKAMWGFSGAAVLMSGLTYSGLVSVISCIGTLFQTRAAFCQADKNLRLLMIVGTSFWLCHNILIGSPVAVLMELLFIGSNLVGYYRHYFRGQLHSSKRKA, translated from the coding sequence TTGAGTGCTTTTACCCTGTCGCAACTATTGGTGGCGATTGCCATCGTTTTCGATTTGATCTCGTTTCAATTTAAGTCGCGTGAGCGCATCGTCGCCTGCTTATTCGTCTCGGGAATCTTAATCTCCATCCATTTTTGCTTATTGGCACAATGGACTGCCGCAGGGCTAATGGGGATTGCCAGTGTGCGTTACCTCACCAGTATTTTTACGACGTCTAAAAAGGCCATGTGGGGTTTTAGTGGGGCTGCGGTGCTGATGAGCGGCTTGACCTACAGCGGGCTTGTGAGCGTGATAAGTTGTATTGGAACGCTGTTTCAAACCCGCGCAGCCTTTTGTCAGGCGGATAAAAATCTGCGCTTATTGATGATAGTCGGCACCAGTTTTTGGTTGTGCCACAATATCTTAATTGGCTCGCCTGTGGCGGTATTGATGGAACTGCTGTTTATTGGCAGTAATCTCGTGGGGTATTACCGCCATTATTTTCGTGGACAATTGCACTCGTCCAAAAGGAAGGCTTAG
- a CDS encoding TonB-dependent receptor, which produces MGYQPKSRIATIMMGCAGLTVLPALPLNAKEVLGAPKVEPIEILQVHGQQYRRATTMTKPGEAIISMEQIEEMQATTFAEVIDDMAGAHVDGGTRSGGERINLWGFGETEDFNIYVDNAPVGFEQYRYGSFFLDPDLIKRVEVIKGAHDVRSGNGGFGGSMYVVTKSADDFLNYNQSVGARVKTSYASNNDAKSYTGTLYGRANRQLSGLLHVTRRDAGDVTLANGDEFEYSGYEQNNYLGKLDYEQGDHQFMLSLTHYLDEGRKPWANRRGPMPAISDYNIRKYGSYEQALYATTAYNTYEDNTWSANYRYSPNNPLIDTQIVISHSANARHWIRPPIAWEKMTVSVGNFGHESWLDYKRDYIDINNLSIVGDHEITTGLQFRSLDRDSMVFNKSYEKNPEKNYGWYTPYYQPEGRQDTYAVYLRDAISVTDELTITPSLRYDFIYSIGRPNIAPDYNDIAAGHDYSSTHHSGFSPRLGIDYQLTANTRVNFDYAYSLQAPVVDEIYAVQYAKASITGTSRDIDVERLHAFKLGLMTQQTHLFAAQDTLSTQVTLFANLGRDDIAQRRGAKSDPNQAIQSGYTNLDGYEIYGTDLESQYRYQDFFSDLVVSWLQGEHRGSLRDSQGEDEYLANIAPLDIRLRVGMYITDDISVAWQGTWYDAQDKVPQGDIFNAESPSENYFLQNIYLAYEPQETLKGLSVRLMAKNLTNQQVTPFLSDGIPAPGRDIRLSLAYEF; this is translated from the coding sequence ATGGGATATCAACCTAAGAGCAGGATAGCGACAATAATGATGGGTTGTGCGGGTTTGACGGTATTACCTGCGTTGCCACTCAATGCCAAGGAGGTATTGGGAGCACCTAAGGTCGAGCCCATCGAGATATTACAAGTACATGGCCAGCAATATCGCCGAGCGACCACTATGACTAAGCCGGGTGAGGCGATCATCTCGATGGAGCAAATTGAAGAGATGCAAGCGACCACATTTGCCGAAGTCATCGATGATATGGCCGGTGCCCATGTTGATGGCGGGACTCGCAGTGGTGGTGAGCGCATTAACCTATGGGGATTTGGCGAAACCGAAGATTTTAATATTTATGTCGATAACGCCCCCGTGGGATTTGAGCAGTATCGCTATGGTTCGTTCTTCTTAGATCCCGATTTAATCAAGCGAGTCGAAGTGATTAAAGGGGCCCACGATGTCCGTTCGGGTAACGGCGGCTTTGGTGGCTCCATGTATGTAGTCACAAAATCTGCAGATGATTTTTTAAATTACAATCAAAGTGTTGGAGCAAGAGTTAAAACCAGTTACGCCAGCAATAACGACGCCAAAAGTTACACTGGAACCCTTTATGGCCGAGCGAATCGACAACTTTCAGGCTTGTTGCACGTCACTCGTCGTGATGCGGGGGATGTGACGCTCGCTAATGGTGATGAATTTGAATATTCAGGTTATGAGCAAAATAATTACCTCGGCAAACTGGATTATGAGCAGGGCGATCATCAATTTATGTTGAGCCTGACCCATTACCTCGACGAAGGCCGTAAGCCTTGGGCCAATCGCCGCGGTCCTATGCCCGCGATTTCTGACTACAACATCCGTAAATATGGTTCCTATGAGCAGGCGCTCTATGCCACCACGGCCTACAACACCTATGAAGACAATACTTGGTCGGCGAATTATCGCTATTCACCGAATAATCCTTTAATTGATACCCAGATTGTGATTTCCCATTCGGCGAATGCGCGCCATTGGATCAGGCCGCCAATTGCGTGGGAGAAGATGACTGTCTCCGTCGGCAACTTCGGCCATGAATCTTGGCTGGATTACAAGCGTGACTACATTGACATCAACAACTTAAGTATTGTTGGGGATCATGAGATCACCACAGGGTTGCAGTTCCGTAGCCTCGATAGGGATTCAATGGTCTTTAATAAAAGTTATGAGAAAAATCCTGAGAAAAACTACGGTTGGTACACCCCTTACTATCAGCCCGAAGGACGTCAGGATACCTATGCAGTGTATTTACGCGATGCGATTAGTGTGACGGATGAACTCACCATCACCCCCTCGCTACGGTATGACTTTATCTATAGCATTGGTCGCCCCAACATTGCCCCCGATTACAACGATATCGCGGCAGGGCACGACTACAGTTCGACCCACCATTCGGGCTTTTCACCGCGATTGGGTATCGACTACCAGTTAACTGCTAATACTCGAGTGAATTTCGATTACGCCTACAGTTTACAGGCGCCAGTGGTCGATGAAATCTATGCGGTGCAATACGCCAAGGCGAGCATTACTGGCACGAGTCGAGATATTGATGTTGAGCGTCTGCACGCCTTTAAACTGGGCTTGATGACGCAGCAAACCCATCTTTTTGCCGCCCAAGATACGCTTTCAACCCAAGTGACCCTCTTTGCTAACTTGGGGCGGGATGATATTGCCCAGCGCCGCGGGGCAAAGTCCGACCCAAATCAAGCGATTCAAAGTGGTTACACCAATCTTGACGGCTATGAGATCTACGGTACCGATCTCGAGTCCCAGTACCGTTATCAGGATTTCTTCAGTGACTTAGTCGTTTCTTGGTTACAGGGCGAGCATCGGGGATCGCTCAGAGACAGCCAAGGCGAGGATGAATACCTTGCTAACATTGCGCCGCTGGATATTCGCCTGCGTGTGGGCATGTACATTACCGATGACATTTCAGTCGCTTGGCAAGGTACTTGGTACGATGCGCAGGATAAAGTGCCTCAGGGGGATATCTTTAATGCTGAGTCCCCAAGTGAGAATTACTTCTTACAAAATATATATTTAGCCTACGAGCCTCAAGAAACACTCAAAGGGCTAAGCGTGCGCTTAATGGCAAAAAATCTGACGAACCAGCAAGTGACGCCGTTTCTGTCGGATGGCATCCCTGCGCCGGGGCGAGATATCAGACTCAGTTTAGCTTATGAATTTTAA
- a CDS encoding MarR family transcriptional regulator — translation MVNDSQSPDAKQQSTSAKDGLDNILGQWLAQGVTEDLVPMAVLGRIARLTKYMENAIALCHGEFGLGQGEFDVLATLRRSGEPYMLSPSQLYQSMMLSSGAMTSRLDRLENKGLIAREHSKEDRRAVHVSLTTEGKALIDAALPKHIQCQSALLAGVPSAERAILQQILKTWLAHFER, via the coding sequence ATGGTAAACGACTCGCAATCACCCGATGCAAAACAACAGTCGACTTCCGCTAAAGATGGATTAGATAACATCCTTGGGCAGTGGCTGGCTCAAGGGGTGACAGAGGATCTAGTGCCAATGGCGGTGTTAGGGCGCATCGCGCGCCTGACTAAATATATGGAAAACGCTATCGCCCTGTGTCACGGCGAATTTGGCTTAGGTCAGGGGGAGTTTGATGTGCTCGCGACCCTCAGACGTTCGGGCGAGCCTTATATGCTATCGCCTTCGCAGCTGTATCAGAGCATGATGTTAAGCTCTGGCGCTATGACCAGTCGCTTAGACCGGCTTGAAAATAAAGGGCTGATTGCCCGTGAGCACAGTAAGGAAGACCGCCGCGCCGTGCATGTGTCGCTCACCACCGAAGGCAAGGCGTTGATTGATGCGGCGCTGCCCAAACATATTCAATGCCAAAGCGCGTTATTGGCTGGGGTGCCTAGCGCCGAGCGCGCAATATTGCAGCAGATTTTAAAGACTTGGCTTGCTCACTTTGAACGTTAA